From the Hevea brasiliensis isolate MT/VB/25A 57/8 chromosome 15, ASM3005281v1, whole genome shotgun sequence genome, one window contains:
- the LOC110668784 gene encoding MDIS1-interacting receptor like kinase 2, with protein sequence MSSRSQKPLSVFSPVLLFSLIPLFLLYFHVHVFAFHATSFAAAKNEVTQGAKETDALLRWKATLDDHSQSILSSWNGSRHCNWSGIFCNEAGSVVNISVTDSGLNGTLQSLSFLSFPNLIKLNLRNNSLYGVIPSHISNLTKLTILDLSFNNISGKIPSEISSLASLRYFSLAVNHINGTIPPEIGVLTSLYGVWFHANYLTGTIPASMGNLGNLTDLYINDNDLSGSIPPDVGMMRSLRLLDMSSNNLSGTIPASMGNLSNLEYLYLYDNELSGSIPMELGMLGSLQMLQLLNNHMVGTIPASIANLTNLSSLLLNDNNFVGVIPVSVGNLTKLVTLNLADNKISGPIPASIANLTNLSSLLLNDNNFVGVIPVSVGNLTKLVTLNLADNKISGPIPASIGSLRNLSDLALYNNELSGTLPLEMGNLTLLQSFQIYGNRLMGRLPEGICLGGQLQYVAADGNNFTGPIPRTLRNCSSLLRLRLERNQLTGNVSEDFGFGVYPHLNYLDLSHNQLYGELSWKWEEFQNLSTLKISNNEISGTIPADLSKAPQLHSLDLSSNHLVGVIPKELGKLKLFQLDLHDNKFSGKIPAEIGMLSALQVLNMAANNLSGAISKEIGKCSKLLFLNLSNNKFTESIPSEISNLRSLQSLDLSHNLFINEIPQQLGGMQRLETLNLSHNLLTGSIPSFDYLTSLTNVDISYNELQGEIPNIKAFREASFEALRNNKDLCGNNTRLKPCGSLATSKTTGKKGKKAVNHLIVFPFIGSLLLLFILVGCFFFIHHRNRKAKSTGGKHREDMYAIWSHIDRNMQYENIIEATEVFNSKYCIGVGGYGIVYKAELPNGQVVAVKKINQSPNGEVADLKAFTSEISVLTNIRHRNIVKLYGFCSHVRHSFLIYEFIERGSLRKIFFNEEERVELDWSKRLNIVKGIANALSYMHHDCSSPIIHRDISSNNILLDSEFEAHVSDFGIARLLMPDSSNWTSFAGTVGYTAPELAYTMAVNEKCDIYSFGVVTLEILMGKHPGDVVSSLSSSTPPIDQQTLMKDVIDQCLPTPKNKDAEGVIHVAKLALACLSTNPQSRPTMKQVSSKLMMAQ encoded by the exons ATGTCTTCCCGATCACAGAAACCACTCTCCGTATTCTCCCCAGTACTCTTGTTCAGCCTTATTCCTTTGTTTCTCCTTTATTTTCATGTCCATGTTTTTGCTTTCCATGCAACTTCTTTTGCTGCTGCTAAAAATGAAGTAACACAAGGGGCTAAGGAGACGGATGCTCTTCTAAGATGGAAAGCCACTCTTGATGACCACAGCCAATCTATTCTGTCCTCTTGGAATGGAAGCAGACATTGCAATTGGTCTGGTATATTTTGCAATGAGGCAGGAAGTGTTGTCAATATAAGCGTTACAGATTCCGGTTTGAACGGAACGCTTCAGAGTCTCAGCTTCTTGTCTTTTCCCAATCTCATCAAGCTCAATCTCCGCAACAACTCACTTTATGGTGTCATTCCTTCACATATTAGTAATCTTACCAAGCTCACCATCCTTGACTTGTCTTTCAATAATATTTCTGGAAAAATTCCATCTGAAATAAGCTCACTGGCAAGTCTTAGATACTTTTCCCTTGCTGTGAACCATATAAATGGAACCATCCCTCCAGAAATTGGGGTCCTTACTTCACTTTATGGGGTCTGGTTTCACGCTAATTATCTTACGGGCACAATCCCTGCTTCAATGGGAAATTTGGGCAACTTAACTGATCTTTACATCAATGATAACGATCTTTCTGGCTCCATACCACCGGATGTTGGAATGATGAGATCTCTTCGTTTGCTAGATATGTCGAGCAACAATCTTAGTGGTACAATCCCTGCATCCATGGGAAACTTAAGCAACTTGGAATATCTTTACCTTTACGATAATGAACTTTCTGGTTCAATCCCCATGGAATTAGGAATGCTTGGAAGTCTTCAAATGCTTCAGCTTTTAAACAACCATATGGTTGGTACAATCCCTGCCTCCATAGCAAACCTGACCAACTTATCTAGTCTTCTTTTGAATGATAACAATTTTGTCGGTGTAATCCCAGTTTCTGTTGGAAACTTGACAAAGCTAGTAACTCTAAATCTTGCCGACAACAAAATTAGTGGTCCAATCCCTGCCTCCATAGCAAACCTGACCAACTTATCTAGTCTTCTTTTGAATGATAACAATTTTGTCGGTGTAATCCCAGTTTCTGTTGGAAACTTGACAAAGCTAGTAACTCTAAATCTTGCCGACAACAAAATTAGTGGTCCAATCCCGGCTTCAATTGGAAGCTTAAGAAACTTATCTGATCTTGCGCTCTATAATAATGAACTTTCTGGAACTCTCCCTTTAGAGATGGGCAACCTTACTCTCTTACAATCTTTTCAAATATATGGCAACAGATTGATGGGCCGTTTACCTGAAGGTATATGCCTTGGTGGACAACTTCAGTATGTCGCTGCAGATGGAAACAATTTCACGGGTCCTATCCCAAGAACCCTGAGAAATTGTAGTAGCTTGTTGAGACTTCGCCTTGAGAGAAACCAACTCACAGGAAATGTATCTGAAGATTTTGGTTTTGGTGTATATCCTCACCTGAACTATTTGGATTTAAGCCATAACCAATTATATGGTGAGCTTTCATGGAAATGGGAAGAATTCCAGAATTTGTCGACATTAAAAATCTCAAACAATGAGATTTCTGGCACAATACCAGCTGACCTCAGTAAGGCACCTCAATTGCATTCACTTGACCTTTCATCAAATCACCTTGTAGGGGTGATTCCGAAGGAATTGGGGAAGTTAAAGTTGTTTCAACTTGATCTCCATGATAACAAGTTTTCAGGCAAAATTCCTGCAGAAATAGGAATGTTATCTGCTCTTCAGGTACTTAACATGGCAGCAAACAATCTAAGCGGAGCAATTTCAAAGGAGATTGGGAAGTGCTCCAAACTGTTGTTCTTGAACCTTAGCAATAACAAGTTTACAGAGAGCATTCCTTCAGAGATAAGCAATTTGCGCTCTCTACAAAGCCTTGATCTCAGTCACAATTTGTTCATAAATGAGATACCACAACAACTCGGAGGTATGCAAAGACTAGAGACGTTGAACCTTTCTCACAACTTGTTGACAGGTTCCATTCCATCTTTCGATTATTTAACAAGCTTGACGAATGTGGATATATCCTACAATGAGCTGCAGGGTGAAATTCCAAACATTAAAGCCTTTCGGGAGGCTTCATTTGAAGCGTTGAGAAACAACAAAGACCTGTGCGGTAATAACACAAGACTAAAGCCTTGTGGTTCTCTCGCAACGAGCAAAACCACAGGAAAAAAGGGCAAAAAGGCTGTCAATCATCTAATTGTTTTTCCTTTCATCGGTAGTCTGCTTCTATTGTTTATCTTGGTTGGATGTTTCTTCTTCATCCACCACAGAAACAGAAAAGCCAAGTCAACTGGGGGGAAACATCGCGAAGATATGTACGCAATATGGAGCCATATTGATAGAAATATGCAATATGAAAACATTATTGAGGCTACAGAGGTGTTCAATTCCAAGTATTGCATTGGGGTAGGAGGTTATGGAATTGTCTACAAAGCTGAGCTGCCAAATGGTCAAGTGGTTGCTGTGAAGAAAATTAATCAATCACCAAATGGTGAGGTGGCTGATCTGAAAGCATTTACTAGTGAGATTTCTGTGTTGACAAACATACGTCATCGGAACATTGTGAAGTTATATGGGTTTTGTTCGCATGTCAGACACTCATTTTTGATATACGAATTCATAGAAAGGGGAAGTTTGAGAAAAATTTTTTTCAACGAAGAAGAAAGAGTGGAGTTGGATTGGAGTAAGAGGCTAAATATTGTTAAAGGAATAGCAAATGCTTTGTCGTACATGCACCATGACTGCTCTTCTCCAATTATCCATCGAGACATTTCCAGTAACAATATTCTGTTGGATTCAGAGTTTGAGGCCCATGTCTCTGATTTTGGCATAGCTAGGCTATTGATGCCTGACTCCTCAAATTGGACATCATTTGCGGGCACGGTCGGGTACACAGCACCAG agttGGCATACACAATGGCAGTCAATGAAAAATGCGACATCTATAGCTTTGGTGTGGTCACACTCGAAATACTAATGGGAAAACATCCAGGAGATGTTGTCTCATCTCTTTCATCTTCAACTCCACCAATTGACCAACAAACACTTATGAAAGATGTGATTGATCAATGCCTGCCAACTCCTAAAAATAAAGATGCTGAAGGAGTGATCCATGTTGCAAAACTAGCACTTGCATGCCTGAGTACAAATCCTCAATCTCGACCAACCATGAAACAAGTTTCTTCAAAGTTGATGATGGCCCAGTAA